A stretch of DNA from Calditrichota bacterium:
GCCAAAGAACTGCATTCATATTTGCCTTTTTAACATTGTCTAAAACTTTATTTATTCTTGCTTTGCTCTCTTCAACATTATCAGACCCACTGCTATGTTCCCATGTTATTACCCAGGCAGATCTAAATTCTTCGTTGTTTCCTGCATATGCGTTTATCAAAAAAAGAAAAAGAACCATGTAAGCGGTTCTTATTATGGTGGCTTTGATCATGATATTTCCTGTATTTTCATTTAAGTTTTATCTAATTATTATAAACTTTCTTACAACTTGTTCACCTTTTTTATAAAGTATCACACCTGTTTCTGGATCGGGATAATCCCTGGTAACCTTAATATGAGCTAAATAAATTCCGCTAACAACAGTTTGCCTGGAAGAGGTAACTGAATTCCATGCTTCATCTCCACTGCCATTTGTATGGTGAATTGTTTTAATTAAGTCTCCACGTTCTGTGAAAATTTTTATTGTGCAAAAAGCTGGTATATTCAAAAACATTATACGATCCGCACCATCATCTGTACCAAACTGTAAATTTTGCGCCCGGATATTATATGGATTAGGAACAACCCTTGCGTCTGAAATACTGCGACCTGGTTCACGTTGCAAAATAGCTGCTTTATTGGTTTTTGTATAAAAACGTCCGCTTTCTAATTGTCCTTTTGGATTTGCTTCTCCACTTGTATTATTACTTCCATCATTGAAAGCCACAAGATAGTAATAATAAGAGAACCCACGTTGTGGCGTTTTATCATCAAATGAATAAACAATATCAGGATTGTCAGTACCTAAACCACATTCGAATATTTCTTCAAAAACGGTATCTGGTTTAGTTACTGCCCTGTAAATTCTATAGCCGCCAAAATCTGATTCTGATTCCGAAGAAGAGCTATTCCATTTCAAACTAATTCTGTCTCCACCGGATGTTATTTCAAAAAGAGATGGAGGAAGTGGGGGTTGCGGTATTTCATAATTCAGATCAAAGTTTCTTTTGGCCCTGCCGAAATTTTTCATTATTGAATCTTTACCCGTATAAAACCAACTATTTTTAAAAACATCTTTATCTGCGGTTGTTGAGCCATCGGGCAAATCAAAAGGGCCTGTATCGTTCGGATTATCGTAAGCTTCTTTCCAGCGATAACCAATTTTTTCACACATTGTCCTGCTCAAACCTGCAACAGATTCAACTTCAACAAGAGTGATGCTTTCATTAAGTTCCAGATCAAATGGACCATAGTTTATCCACACATTTGCCCCGCCGCCGTCATTTTTTCCAATGGTACTTGGATCCGAGTTGGTGTCCATATAACGTTCATCCATTCTTTCTACTCCACCCATACTTTCATGCGGGTTTCCACTTAGCATACTATAAAGCTTGTTCATTAAAGAACCAGTATTTAAATCGCCCAAGCTTGGATATGTATCCCCTGCATGCCAACCGATGGATGCAGGTTGTGTTGCATCATCTGTAGAATCCTGGCTGCTTTTATCTACATGAATTATTGCCGTTCCCGCATGTTGTGGTGCCGTAAGTCTTCCGCCGCCATTTGTGGCCGGGCCACCAATATTATCATGAGTAATTGATGAAGATTGACCTGCCCAGCTAAACCCTGCCCGAATCCAATCCACAATAGGATTGTCTTCAGTGATTACATCGTTTTGATGAAGGGCATAATTTTCTCCACGCGTAGTAATCCAGGAAAATGCACCCCAAGATTGTCCACGTCCAAGATTTGGTGATCCTTCACGGCCTGTGCTGTATCGAGCGCTGTGTCCTATTCGCAATCCTTTTATAGGCGCTGGTAACTCAATGTCATCATCGTAATCCGTGTTACCTGTATTGGTATAAGTATAAATCTTGATGAAATAATTGTCATGATATTGCTGACTAAAAGCTAATATTTTTCTACTGACTGTTAACCCGAGTGAAGTATTAACAATATTTGATACAATTCGGTCTGGTTTCTGGTCTGGATCAAACTCATCAACATCTTCTTTATATGGCGCATTGATATTATCACCATCAACATAAACATCAGGAATTGAGAATTTGGCTGTTTGTTTATGTTCTATTGGAAAAAGCGAAAGACCTACATAATCTTTATTAAAATATATTCCGTAATTTTCCCATACACGGCCATCAATATCGGTAAAGTCCTGGACAGCAATCCACGATCTTTCAATAACGGCATTATCTTGAAGAAGATAATCTGCAGGCCATTGCATTCCCTGATAATAACTGTTATTCCAGGCTCTTTCGGCACCATAAGCCGTAAAATGACTTTGCAAAGAACCAACCCTGATATGCTGTTCTTTTGATCCGGAAACCTGTGAGTGGATAGAGGTTGCTAACAATACGATGGTAATTATTATCAAATTTTTATACATGTCTATCTTTACATTTTAGGTGATTTGATTAAAAGTTTATTTTCAGTCCAAACCAAATATCTCTCGGATTTAAAAAAGTAAAAGATTTAATATTTGGGTTATCAATATAGGATTTATTTTTTTTGCGTTTCTTATTCCTGGCCGCAATTTCGGGATCATTATTTGGGTTTTGTTCAAGCGGATCATATGCAACATTCGAAGGCCTGTAATCACCAATCCGGTCATCTCCCTTTTCTTCCCCTGTTTCCCAGGAAAAATTCAAGGATCCTAAATACTTATAATAATCGTCCCGATCAGAAAAACCTGCACTGCTCATTAACTTGTTATTAAAAACATTTTTTATTTGCATGTAAACCTGAAGGTCAACTGTTTTTATTCTAATATTTTTACTAACACGTATGTCTGTGTTTTGGAAATCTGTCCATTGGGCGTCTCCATACAACGCAGCACTCTTCTTTTGGCTTTCAGTTAAATATGCCCCCGATTTCCATTTCCATAATAAACTTAGGTGCCAATTAGATATTACCTCATTTACAAATGGGTCAATACTATAATTTGCCGGTGAATGGAAAGCTATATTTGCCCTCGCATAAGGACGTGGGCGTGACTTAAACTGAATTGGTGACTCTAAAAGATAAGCCCTTTGTTCATTTGGGTTTTCATAATTTTCTTTTACACCAAAATAACCAGAAGTCCTGACATCATATGTATAGTTAACTAATCCACTAACCCAGCCACCTGCCTGTTTAGAAAGAGTAAGCTCAAAGCCACGAATATCTTCATAGTTATTGTTTTCTGCGATATTGTATTTAACATTTCCACTTAAACTTTGATAATAAACCCAATCAGCCTGGTTTGTTATATCTTTATAGTATCCTGCAACTTTTAATAGAAACAGGTCGGAAATATTATGCTCATAACCCAATTCATAAGAAACCGTTTTTTCTAAATCAAGACTTGGATTCCCAATGCTTTTTACTAGCCCACTAGACTCCCTCTGAATTCTGAAGCGTAGTGATGAAACTGGTTCTGATCTGAAATGACCGTAATTAAAATATAATTTTGAGTTCTCAGAAATTGGGTGTGATATCCCTAAACGTGGACTTATTGTAAACCTGGATTTTGCGTTTGTACTTGGCGCTTCATCTTCAATTAGTGAACCTTTTTCTTCGCTATAAAATTTATCATAATCTTCAAGAGTATATTTCTTTGTATTCGAATTTGAATAATCAAAACGTAGGCCTACGTTTGCTATAAATCCATGAAACTCCATTTTATCCTGGATATAAGCACCAACCCGGAACGGGTTAATTTGATAAACTTGGGAACGGTTCCAAAAATTGTTTGAAGGGCTTACAGAGGTTGAGTTAATATCAAAGTCATTATATGTGATTTGTAAACCCGCTTTAATTAAATTATTGTGGTTCGCATTTAGAGAATAAGCTGAGTTCAGGTTCCAGGTTGAGATTTCACTATCATCCCGGCCAATATTCATCCAGCCTCCCATTCCCATTCCGTCTATTCCCGCTTCTCCAAACCCCATATATCCAAATGGCGCTTCATCTACAAAATAACCTGGAACGGGTTCATACACTTCCGATGTATTTCTGTCTCTTGTTTGGAATGTATTGTATTTACTGTTTTTATATTGAATTGATACTTCATAGAATGAACTTGAATTAATTGTTTCATTTAGCTTTACACCAAACGAACTCCTGTATATTTTAGTTGGGCTGTAATATCCGGGCATATAAAGTATGCTGTTGCCATCACTGCTATTAAGAAGGTTTGCAATCTCTGATGTACTTCTTAAAATGTATCCTGTGGGAGTTGTGGTCCAATTATAAGGCGAGACTGATTCCGTTTCACCATAAAACCCGCTTATCGTCAGCTTCATTGTATTAGTAATATCGCTTGTTATTTTAAGATTTCCCTGTGTATCTCCATAACTATCCCTGGATAATGGAAACACGAACATTTCTCTCAAATTTATAAAAGAAAAATAAAAACGGGCATTACCCAAATAACTGCCAAATGGAATAGGTCCTCCAAAACCAAAATCAATATTATAGTCAGATTTATCTATAGTCCCGTCTCTTCTGTGCTGCCATTTAAAAAGTTGTTGTGCGCCTTCCGGAGTAAGGTCATTTGTGGGGTCATCATCTTCCAAGGTTTCATCGGCAACCGCTTGCCACCCCTTAAAATCAATATATTGGTTTTTTGTGTGTTCATCCCAAGCACCTTCAAGTGTTCCAACCCAAGCGACATCAGGATCATAAAATGGCCGGTTAAAATAGGAGTTTTTATTGTAAATTGATTTGCCGAAATTTTTTAAGCCCGGGGCACTGTATTGGGTATTTACAGTAATGGAGTAACTATTTTTATCACCCTCTTTTGTAATTACATTTACAAGGCCAGACCTTGCTTGACCATATTCTGCGTTAAATCCGCCTGTTTGGACTTGTACCTCTTCTACAGATGCCGGGTTTAAAGAAGAATATGGGTTATTTGAACGTTCATCATTTAAAGAAAATCCATCCATAATTACAGCGGTTTCGTTAACATTGCCACCCCTGATAATTATACCATTTGTTGATAACTCTACACCTGCCTGAATGGATATTGCCTGATTTAAAGTTGTAACTGGAAGTGATTCTAGCTCTTTTGCCTGAAGAACAGCCTGGCTATTAGAAATATCTCTAACAACAAGCTCTTTTTCTGCTGTTACAATTATTACTTCACTTGTTAATGATTCCTGCACCATTTCTATATTAACATTCGTTGTAAGATCAATACTAACTTTAACGTTTTCTATTTTCTTTTCTGAGTAGCCAATATATGAAGCAACCATCAGATATGTACCTGAAGGGACATTAATTATTGAATATATTCCATCCACATCTGTCGCAGCTCCAATGCTGGTTCCTTCGAGATAAACATTCACACCAATAAGCGGCTCATTTGTTTCAGAATCATAAACAGATCCAACAATTTTGCCTGTTGTACCAGCAAATATATATGCTGACAAAATACAAATCATAAATAGCGTAGTAATTATTTTCATAGAAAACTCATTTTATTAAAGCTGTTATATTTTTTGTTGACACGAACCTGATTGAAATATGTATATGCTTACAATATTGGGAAAACGATATTTTCGGTAATTTGATCGGTAGAAAATGGGCTGTCTGCATATGCCTTAAGCCAATGAGGTGAAAAATTAGTAGAATACTTACACAAAAATTAAATAATAACCGGCACACAAGGTGCCGGTTTATGTACATCTTTTAAAAATTACTTAATCAACAACATTCTGTTACTAACTTGTTGTCCATCTACATTCAGACGATAGATATATGTACCGGACGCTAAGTTGCTTCCGTCAAACTGATATTCATAGTTACTTGGAGAAAGTTTTCCATCAATTAGAGTAGAAACTAAACGACCAGAAATATCATAAACTTTCAAAGTAACATGTTTAGTAGCATTAATACTAAATGGAATTGAAGTTGAAGGGTTAAATGGATTTGGATAATTCTGCTTTAATTCAAAACTAACCGCAACTTTTAAACCACCAACATCTTCAAGAGCTGTAACCACT
This window harbors:
- a CDS encoding TonB-dependent receptor, coding for MKIITTLFMICILSAYIFAGTTGKIVGSVYDSETNEPLIGVNVYLEGTSIGAATDVDGIYSIINVPSGTYLMVASYIGYSEKKIENVKVSIDLTTNVNIEMVQESLTSEVIIVTAEKELVVRDISNSQAVLQAKELESLPVTTLNQAISIQAGVELSTNGIIIRGGNVNETAVIMDGFSLNDERSNNPYSSLNPASVEEVQVQTGGFNAEYGQARSGLVNVITKEGDKNSYSITVNTQYSAPGLKNFGKSIYNKNSYFNRPFYDPDVAWVGTLEGAWDEHTKNQYIDFKGWQAVADETLEDDDPTNDLTPEGAQQLFKWQHRRDGTIDKSDYNIDFGFGGPIPFGSYLGNARFYFSFINLREMFVFPLSRDSYGDTQGNLKITSDITNTMKLTISGFYGETESVSPYNWTTTPTGYILRSTSEIANLLNSSDGNSILYMPGYYSPTKIYRSSFGVKLNETINSSSFYEVSIQYKNSKYNTFQTRDRNTSEVYEPVPGYFVDEAPFGYMGFGEAGIDGMGMGGWMNIGRDDSEISTWNLNSAYSLNANHNNLIKAGLQITYNDFDINSTSVSPSNNFWNRSQVYQINPFRVGAYIQDKMEFHGFIANVGLRFDYSNSNTKKYTLEDYDKFYSEEKGSLIEDEAPSTNAKSRFTISPRLGISHPISENSKLYFNYGHFRSEPVSSLRFRIQRESSGLVKSIGNPSLDLEKTVSYELGYEHNISDLFLLKVAGYYKDITNQADWVYYQSLSGNVKYNIAENNNYEDIRGFELTLSKQAGGWVSGLVNYTYDVRTSGYFGVKENYENPNEQRAYLLESPIQFKSRPRPYARANIAFHSPANYSIDPFVNEVISNWHLSLLWKWKSGAYLTESQKKSAALYGDAQWTDFQNTDIRVSKNIRIKTVDLQVYMQIKNVFNNKLMSSAGFSDRDDYYKYLGSLNFSWETGEEKGDDRIGDYRPSNVAYDPLEQNPNNDPEIAARNKKRKKNKSYIDNPNIKSFTFLNPRDIWFGLKINF
- a CDS encoding fibronectin, which produces MYKNLIIITIVLLATSIHSQVSGSKEQHIRVGSLQSHFTAYGAERAWNNSYYQGMQWPADYLLQDNAVIERSWIAVQDFTDIDGRVWENYGIYFNKDYVGLSLFPIEHKQTAKFSIPDVYVDGDNINAPYKEDVDEFDPDQKPDRIVSNIVNTSLGLTVSRKILAFSQQYHDNYFIKIYTYTNTGNTDYDDDIELPAPIKGLRIGHSARYSTGREGSPNLGRGQSWGAFSWITTRGENYALHQNDVITEDNPIVDWIRAGFSWAGQSSSITHDNIGGPATNGGGRLTAPQHAGTAIIHVDKSSQDSTDDATQPASIGWHAGDTYPSLGDLNTGSLMNKLYSMLSGNPHESMGGVERMDERYMDTNSDPSTIGKNDGGGANVWINYGPFDLELNESITLVEVESVAGLSRTMCEKIGYRWKEAYDNPNDTGPFDLPDGSTTADKDVFKNSWFYTGKDSIMKNFGRAKRNFDLNYEIPQPPLPPSLFEITSGGDRISLKWNSSSSESESDFGGYRIYRAVTKPDTVFEEIFECGLGTDNPDIVYSFDDKTPQRGFSYYYYLVAFNDGSNNTSGEANPKGQLESGRFYTKTNKAAILQREPGRSISDARVVPNPYNIRAQNLQFGTDDGADRIMFLNIPAFCTIKIFTERGDLIKTIHHTNGSGDEAWNSVTSSRQTVVSGIYLAHIKVTRDYPDPETGVILYKKGEQVVRKFIIIR